A region from the Cygnus olor isolate bCygOlo1 chromosome 24, bCygOlo1.pri.v2, whole genome shotgun sequence genome encodes:
- the SARS1 gene encoding serine--tRNA ligase, cytoplasmic, giving the protein MVLDLDLFRADKGGDPGAVREMQRKRFKDPALVDALVRADGAWRRCRFRADNLNKLKNLCSKTIGDKMKKKEPVGTDESVPESAQNLDELTADILGGLQVAQIKKVRLLIDEAILKCDAERIRLEAERFESLREIGNLLHPSVPISNDEDVDNKVERIWGDCSCRKKYSHVDLVVMVDGYEGEKGAVVAGSRGYFLKGPLVFLEQALIQYALQSLRAKGYTPVYTPFFMRKEVMQEVAQLSQFDEELYKVIGKGSEKAEDSSIDEKYLIATSEQPIAALHRDEWLKPEDLPIKYAGLSTCFRQEVGSHGRDTRGIFRVHQFEKIEQFVYASPHDNKSWEMFDEMIATAEDFYQSLGIPYHIVNIVSGALNHAASKKLDLEAWFPGSGAFRELVSCSNCTDYQARRLRIRYGQTKKMMDKVEFVHMLNATMCATTRTICAILENYQTEEGILVPERLRDFMPPDLREMIPFVKPAPIEQELSKKQKKQQEGSKKKSAGGERVLEEQMQNMGVNSA; this is encoded by the exons atggtGCTGGACCTGGACCTGTTCCGCGCCGACAAGGGCGGCGACCCCGGCGCCGTGCGGGAGATGCAGCGGAAACGCTTCAAGGACCCGGCGCTGGTGGACGCGCTGGTGCGGGCCGACGGCGCCTGGCGGAGGT GTAGGTTTCGTGCAGATAACTTGAACAAGCTGAAGAACCTGTGCAGCAAAACAATTGGGGACAAGATGAAG AAAAAAGAACCCGTGGGGACCGACGAGTCTGTTCCAGAGAGCGCGCAGAACCTGGACGAGCTCACGGCCGACATCCTAGGG GGGCTGCAGGTAGCCCAGATCAAGAAGGTCCGTCTCCTGATCGACGAAGCCATCCTCAAGTGCGACGCCGAGCGCATCAGGCTGGAGGCAGAGCGCTTCGAGAGTCTCCGGGAGATCGGGAACCTCCTCCACCCCTCGGTGCCCATCAGCAACGACGAG GATGTGGACAACAAGGTGGAGCGGATCTGGGGtgactgcagctgcaggaagaagtATTCCCACGTGGACCTGGTGGTGATGGTGGACGGTTAcgagggagagaagggagccGTCGTCGCGGGGAGCCGGGGCTACTTCCTTAAG GGTCCCCTGGTGTTCCTGGAGCAGGCCCTGATCCAGTACGCCCTGCAGAGCCTCCGTGCCAAGGGCTACACTCCCGTCTACACCCCCTTCTTCATGCGGAAGGAGGTGATGCAGGAGGTGGCCCAGCTCAGCCAGTTCGACGAGGAGCTGTACAAG gtgATTGGCAAGGGCAGCGAGAAGGCGGAGGACAGCTCCATCGACGAGAAGTACCTCATCGCCACCTCGGAGCAGCCCATCGCAGCCCTGCACCGGGACGAGTGGCTGAAGCCGGAGGATCTGCCCATCAAGTACGCGGGGCTGTCGACCTGCTTCCGCCAGGAGGTCGGCTCGCACGGCCGGGACACCCGCGGCATCTTCCGCGTCCACCAGTTCGAGAAG ATCGAGCAGTTCGTCTACGCCTCGCCGCACGACAACAAGTCGTGGGAGATGTTTGATGAGATGATCGCCACGGCCGAGGACTTCTACCAGTCCCTGGGCATCCCCTACCACATCGTTAACATCGTCTCGG GCGCCTTGAATCACGCCGCCAGCAAGAAGCTGGACCTGGAGGCTTGGTTCCCGGGCTCAGGGGCTTTCCGGGAGCTCGTGTCCTGCTCCAACTGCACCGACTACCAGGCGCGCCGCTTGCGCATCCGCTACGGGCAGACCAAGAAGATGATGGACAAG gtggAGTTTGTGCACATGCTCAACGCCACAATGTGCGCCACGACCCGGACCATCTGCGCCATCCTGGAGAACTACCAGACGGAGGAGGGCATCCTCGTACCCGAGAGGCTGCGCGACTTCATGCCCCCAG ACCTCCGAGAGATGATCCCCTTCGTGAAGCCGGCCCCCATCGAGCAGGAGCTCtccaagaagcagaagaagcagcaggagggcagcaagAAGAAGTCGGCAGGAGGAGAGcgggtgctggaggagcagatGCAGAACATGGGCGTGAACAGCGCCTAA